The Vigna unguiculata cultivar IT97K-499-35 chromosome 6, ASM411807v1, whole genome shotgun sequence genome contains a region encoding:
- the LOC114188139 gene encoding OBERON-like protein isoform X1, giving the protein MLPLRPEAQVRGLQTSLSLVSSDPLRSPDEPGSNSDNLRESPAESASSQETWPTAAAKKMENRKTEINSLEQKVIHRVSGAGKVTLQDIARESVGTICEKMRCLPPVYLEELKNGLRVILEGGNASQHREEFFILQKLVQNRADLTEKTLVRAHRVQLEILVAINTGIQGFLHPSINLSQTSLIEIFGYKRCRNIACQNLLPADDCTCEICTNTNGFCNLCMCVICNKFDFDVNTCRWIGCDLCSHWTHTDCAIREQLICMGPSSKSEAGPSEMVFRCQACNRTSELVGWVKDVFQHCAASWDGEALMRELDYVSRIFHGNKEPRGRKLFWKCGDIIEKLKTKNMDSKAASRAILMFFQELEVDSTEGLENGESGRSIAPQDACNRIAEVVAEAIRKMEMVADEKMRMFKKARMDLEACDHELADKSREVAELKMERQKKKLQIEELEKIVRLKNAEAEMFQVKANEAKQEAERLQRIALAKQDKSEEEFTSNYLKQRLNEAEAEKQYLYKKIKLQDSSRSSGGDPSQMLIYSKIHDLLYSVPTKPETQGKEHHPFGTSP; this is encoded by the exons ATGCTCCCTTTGCGTCCAGAAGCACAGGTTAGAGGACTACAAACGTCTCTGTCTCTAGTTTCTTCAGATCCTCTCCGGTCTCCTGATGAACCTGGATCAAACTCTGACAATCTCCGTGAATCACCGGCTGAGAGTGCAAGTTCTCAAGAAACTTGGCCTACAGCTGCAGCAAAGAAGATGGAGAATAGAAAGACGGAGATTAATAGCCTTGAGCAGAAAGTGATTCACCGTGTTTCTGGTGCTGGCAAAGTTACTCTGCAAGACATTGCAAGAGAAAGTGTGGGAACGATATGTGAAAAAATGCGTTGTCTACCTCCGGTATATCTCGAAGAACTGAAAAATGGACTTCGAGTTATCCTTGAGGGAGGGAATGCATCGCAGCACAGAGAGGAATTTTTCATTTTGCAGAAGCTTGTTCAGAATAGAGCTGATTTGACAGAAAAGACATTGGTGAGAGCTCATCGAGTGCAGCTTGAAATCCTTGTTGCAATAAATACTGGAATTCAGGGATTTTTGCATCCTAGCATCAATCTATCACAGACTTCCCTGATTGAGATCTTTGGTTATAAGAGGTGCAGAAACATAGCGTGCCAAAACCTGCTTCCAGCTGATGATTGTACCTGTGAAATATGCACCAACACTAATGGTTTCTGCAATCTGTGCATGTGTGTGATCTGCAACAAGTTTGACTTTGACGTGAATACTTGCCGCTGGATTGGATGTGACTTGTGTTCTCACTGGACTCACACTGATTGTGCCATTCGCGAGCAACTTATTTGCATGGGCCCTTCTTCAAAGAGTGAAGCAGGACCAAGTGAAATGGTTTTCAGGTGTCAAGCATGCAATAGGACTTCAGAACTGGTGGGTTGGGTTAAAGATGTCTTCCAGCACTGTGCTGCCTCGTGGGATGGAGAGGCCCTAATGAGGGAACTTGATTATGTTAGTAGGATCTTTCATGGCAATAAAGAACCCCGAGGGAGGAAGCTATTTTGGAAGTGTGGCGATATCatagaaaaattgaaaaccaAAAACATGGATTCAAAGGCTGCTTCCCGGGCAATATTGATGTTTTTCCAAG AGCTTGAGGTGGACTCTACAGAAGGCCTGGAGAATGGAGAAAGTGGAAGGTCGATTGCTCCGCAGGACGCATGCAATAGAATTGCTGAAGTGGTGGCGGAGGCCATACGAAAGATGGAAATGGTAGCTGATGAGAAGATGAGGATGTTCAAGAAGGCTCGCATGGATCTGGAAGCTTGCGACCATGAACTTGCTGACAAGTCAAGGGAAGTGGCAGAGTTGAAGATGGAGAGGCAGAAAAAGAAGCTGCAGATAGAAGAGCTGGAGAAAATTGTGAGGCTAAAGAATGCAGAGGCTGAAATGTTTCAGGTGAAGGCTAACGAGGCTAAACAAGAGGCCGAGAGACTTCAGAGGATTGCTCTTGCCAAGCAAGATAAATCAGAGGAAGAATTTACTAGCAACTACTTGAAGCAACGATTAAACGAGGCCGAGGCTGAGAAGCAGTATCTTTACAAGAAGATCAAACTGCAAGATAGTTCTCGCAGTAGTGGTGGTGATCCCTCTCAGATGCTGATATATTCCAAAATCCATGATCTTCTGTACAGTGTTCCTACCAAACCAGAAACTCAGGGTAAAGAGCACCACCCTTTTGGGACAAGTCCCTGA
- the LOC114188139 gene encoding OBERON-like protein isoform X2 → MLPLRPEAQVRGLQTSLSLVSSDPLRSPDEPGSNSDNLRESPAESASSQETWPTAAAKKMENRKTEINSLEQKVIHRVSGAGKVTLQDIARESVGTICEKMRCLPPVYLEELKNGLRVILEGGNASQHREEFFILQKLVQNRADLTEKTLVRAHRVQLEILVAINTGIQGFLHPSINLSQTSLIEIFGYKRCRNIACQNLLPADDCTCEICTNTNGFCNLCMCVICNKFDFDVNTCRWIGCDLCSHWTHTDCAIREQLICMGPSSKSEAGPSEMVFRCQACNRTSELVGWVKDVFQHCAASWDGEALMRELDYVSRIFHGNKEPRGRKLFWKCGDIIEKLKTKNMDSKAASRAILMFFQEGLENGESGRSIAPQDACNRIAEVVAEAIRKMEMVADEKMRMFKKARMDLEACDHELADKSREVAELKMERQKKKLQIEELEKIVRLKNAEAEMFQVKANEAKQEAERLQRIALAKQDKSEEEFTSNYLKQRLNEAEAEKQYLYKKIKLQDSSRSSGGDPSQMLIYSKIHDLLYSVPTKPETQGKEHHPFGTSP, encoded by the exons ATGCTCCCTTTGCGTCCAGAAGCACAGGTTAGAGGACTACAAACGTCTCTGTCTCTAGTTTCTTCAGATCCTCTCCGGTCTCCTGATGAACCTGGATCAAACTCTGACAATCTCCGTGAATCACCGGCTGAGAGTGCAAGTTCTCAAGAAACTTGGCCTACAGCTGCAGCAAAGAAGATGGAGAATAGAAAGACGGAGATTAATAGCCTTGAGCAGAAAGTGATTCACCGTGTTTCTGGTGCTGGCAAAGTTACTCTGCAAGACATTGCAAGAGAAAGTGTGGGAACGATATGTGAAAAAATGCGTTGTCTACCTCCGGTATATCTCGAAGAACTGAAAAATGGACTTCGAGTTATCCTTGAGGGAGGGAATGCATCGCAGCACAGAGAGGAATTTTTCATTTTGCAGAAGCTTGTTCAGAATAGAGCTGATTTGACAGAAAAGACATTGGTGAGAGCTCATCGAGTGCAGCTTGAAATCCTTGTTGCAATAAATACTGGAATTCAGGGATTTTTGCATCCTAGCATCAATCTATCACAGACTTCCCTGATTGAGATCTTTGGTTATAAGAGGTGCAGAAACATAGCGTGCCAAAACCTGCTTCCAGCTGATGATTGTACCTGTGAAATATGCACCAACACTAATGGTTTCTGCAATCTGTGCATGTGTGTGATCTGCAACAAGTTTGACTTTGACGTGAATACTTGCCGCTGGATTGGATGTGACTTGTGTTCTCACTGGACTCACACTGATTGTGCCATTCGCGAGCAACTTATTTGCATGGGCCCTTCTTCAAAGAGTGAAGCAGGACCAAGTGAAATGGTTTTCAGGTGTCAAGCATGCAATAGGACTTCAGAACTGGTGGGTTGGGTTAAAGATGTCTTCCAGCACTGTGCTGCCTCGTGGGATGGAGAGGCCCTAATGAGGGAACTTGATTATGTTAGTAGGATCTTTCATGGCAATAAAGAACCCCGAGGGAGGAAGCTATTTTGGAAGTGTGGCGATATCatagaaaaattgaaaaccaAAAACATGGATTCAAAGGCTGCTTCCCGGGCAATATTGATGTTTTTCCAAG AAGGCCTGGAGAATGGAGAAAGTGGAAGGTCGATTGCTCCGCAGGACGCATGCAATAGAATTGCTGAAGTGGTGGCGGAGGCCATACGAAAGATGGAAATGGTAGCTGATGAGAAGATGAGGATGTTCAAGAAGGCTCGCATGGATCTGGAAGCTTGCGACCATGAACTTGCTGACAAGTCAAGGGAAGTGGCAGAGTTGAAGATGGAGAGGCAGAAAAAGAAGCTGCAGATAGAAGAGCTGGAGAAAATTGTGAGGCTAAAGAATGCAGAGGCTGAAATGTTTCAGGTGAAGGCTAACGAGGCTAAACAAGAGGCCGAGAGACTTCAGAGGATTGCTCTTGCCAAGCAAGATAAATCAGAGGAAGAATTTACTAGCAACTACTTGAAGCAACGATTAAACGAGGCCGAGGCTGAGAAGCAGTATCTTTACAAGAAGATCAAACTGCAAGATAGTTCTCGCAGTAGTGGTGGTGATCCCTCTCAGATGCTGATATATTCCAAAATCCATGATCTTCTGTACAGTGTTCCTACCAAACCAGAAACTCAGGGTAAAGAGCACCACCCTTTTGGGACAAGTCCCTGA